One segment of Paenibacillus sp. FSL R7-0337 DNA contains the following:
- a CDS encoding YlmC/YmxH family sporulation protein — translation MIEETSASGKKMKISDFQTKDVINIVDGKRLGQISDLELDLRRGVIDAVIVPGYTRFMGLFGGGADLVIPWRNIVKIGADVVLVKLEEPRIPQGQEDREMMYLERPDRSERRTY, via the coding sequence ATGATTGAGGAAACGTCAGCTTCGGGTAAAAAGATGAAAATCTCCGATTTTCAAACCAAAGATGTAATCAATATTGTCGACGGTAAACGGCTGGGCCAGATCAGCGATCTGGAGCTGGATTTGCGTAGAGGCGTCATTGACGCTGTGATTGTCCCGGGCTATACCAGATTCATGGGGTTGTTCGGCGGCGGTGCCGATCTGGTGATTCCATGGCGGAATATCGTGAAGATCGGTGCGGATGTCGTGCTCGTGAAGCTGGAGGAGCCCCGCATACCGCAGGGACAGGAAGACCGCGAGATGATGTACCTGGAACGGCCGGACCGCAGTGAACGGCGCACTTATTAA
- a CDS encoding YlmH/Sll1252 family protein, with amino-acid sequence MKNEIYGHFHPDERPFVDKAWEWVTNAGEYHETKLTEFLDPRQSYILQSLVNRHPDVIVRWEGGSSDAERKRGLVAPDYRDLTVEDMELSVLAITSGEQKFLSLEHGDYMGAILGLGIKRGKIGDIHVLEDGCHVVVAADIADYLSIHLTGVHRINVSTEILPLSGLRSSEVKLEAMEFTVASLRLDGIAADVTRLSRSKILAPIKAGRVRVNWKVEEDPSCSLKDGDMVSIQGFGRFKVLEIGSLTKKGRYRILVGKFV; translated from the coding sequence ATGAAGAATGAAATCTACGGGCATTTCCACCCGGACGAGCGGCCATTTGTGGACAAGGCCTGGGAGTGGGTCACGAATGCCGGGGAGTATCATGAGACGAAGCTGACCGAATTTCTGGACCCCCGTCAGAGCTATATTCTGCAGAGTCTGGTGAACCGCCACCCTGATGTGATTGTGCGCTGGGAGGGCGGTTCTTCGGATGCCGAGCGGAAGCGCGGGCTGGTGGCTCCGGATTATCGTGACCTCACGGTTGAGGATATGGAATTAAGCGTGCTGGCGATCACCTCAGGCGAACAGAAATTTCTCTCGCTGGAGCATGGGGATTATATGGGAGCAATCCTGGGACTTGGCATCAAAAGAGGCAAGATCGGTGATATTCATGTGCTGGAAGACGGCTGTCACGTAGTGGTGGCTGCTGATATCGCAGATTACCTGTCCATTCATTTGACCGGTGTACACCGGATTAACGTCAGTACGGAGATCTTGCCGTTATCCGGGCTGCGCAGCAGTGAGGTCAAGCTGGAGGCGATGGAGTTCACAGTGGCATCCCTCCGGCTTGACGGGATTGCAGCGGATGTGACGCGGCTGAGCCGGAGCAAGATTCTGGCCCCGATCAAGGCCGGGCGCGTCCGCGTGAACTGGAAGGTCGAGGAAGATCCGTCCTGTTCGCTGAAGGACGGGGACATGGTCTCGATCCAGGGCTTCGGACGGTTCAAGGTGCTGGAGATCGGCAGCTTGACGAAGAAGGGCCGTTACCGGATTTTGGTAGGCAAATTTGTCTGA
- a CDS encoding glycosyltransferase: protein MNILLITSGFQGVYSFFEQRIAEALQKAGHHCRALQPGSVLNEIKLNQHFWQPELILLMAGVKVPEPVLEYIRQSGVKSAVWMTEDPYYMDWTAPLIAYFDYIFTIDQAAMEHYRALGHPRVYHLPLGTDPDLFHPAAVSDEYRSDICLVGVPYSNRIELIEALLAGTAYRIQLVGRGWGRHYHEWKHGANRNVELVNAWVQPETAAKFYNGAKIVLNIHRPSAEKYNRNRAGIIATSINNRTFDAASCEAFQLTDYKSGLRHQFDEGTQVVSYQDKHDLLQKIHYYMAHDEERKWIAEAARQQVLAAHTFEHRLHDLLMNVQA, encoded by the coding sequence ATGAATATCCTATTGATAACATCAGGCTTCCAGGGCGTCTATTCTTTCTTCGAGCAGCGTATCGCAGAGGCTTTACAGAAAGCGGGGCATCATTGCAGAGCTTTGCAGCCTGGCAGTGTGTTGAATGAAATAAAGCTTAACCAGCATTTTTGGCAGCCGGAGCTGATTCTGCTTATGGCCGGTGTGAAGGTTCCAGAGCCTGTGCTGGAGTACATCAGACAATCCGGGGTGAAGTCGGCGGTGTGGATGACAGAGGACCCCTATTACATGGATTGGACGGCTCCGCTGATTGCTTATTTTGATTATATTTTCACGATTGACCAGGCTGCAATGGAGCATTATCGGGCGCTGGGTCATCCTCGGGTCTATCATCTGCCGCTGGGTACAGACCCTGATCTGTTTCACCCCGCAGCCGTATCCGATGAGTATAGAAGTGATATCTGCTTAGTAGGCGTGCCTTACAGTAACCGGATTGAGCTTATAGAAGCCTTACTTGCAGGCACAGCCTATCGCATCCAGCTGGTGGGGCGGGGGTGGGGCCGGCACTATCATGAATGGAAGCATGGCGCTAACCGCAATGTGGAGCTGGTGAATGCCTGGGTCCAGCCGGAGACGGCTGCCAAGTTTTACAACGGGGCGAAGATTGTGCTGAATATTCACCGCCCTTCCGCTGAGAAGTACAACCGTAACCGGGCAGGGATTATCGCCACAAGCATCAACAACCGTACCTTTGATGCAGCCAGCTGTGAAGCGTTTCAGCTTACCGATTATAAAAGCGGGCTCCGCCATCAGTTTGACGAGGGCACTCAGGTGGTTTCTTATCAGGATAAGCATGATTTGCTGCAAAAGATCCATTACTACATGGCGCATGACGAGGAGCGCAAGTGGATTGCTGAAGCAGCAAGACAGCAGGTGCTGGCAGCCCATACCTTTGAGCACCGGCTGCATGATTTGTTGATGAACGTGCAAGCTTAA
- the pgeF gene encoding peptidoglycan editing factor PgeF, translated as MEPFMQNGTASMLLHLVPWREPYRSITAGFTGRAGGSGKEPYDSFNCAFHVGDDPADVLANRSLLAASLGFRLADWTCGEQTHGKEIAVITEQDRGRGSLDRASAFQATDGLLTNVPGVLLTSFYADCVPLFFHDPLNQVVGLAHAGWKGTVAEIVAAMVERMGQTYGSRPEDIQAAIGPSIGDCCYEVDDYVMDPVRRLEARLNLPAVAEGARAVYRPSETDSSKMMLNLKELNQRIMIKAGILPTHIECTTWCTSCNSDLFFSYRKENGVTGRMTSWIGIKES; from the coding sequence ATGGAACCGTTTATGCAAAATGGCACAGCGAGCATGCTGCTGCATCTGGTGCCGTGGCGTGAGCCGTATAGGAGCATTACTGCAGGCTTCACCGGCAGAGCAGGCGGCAGCGGCAAAGAACCGTATGACAGCTTCAATTGTGCTTTTCATGTAGGCGATGATCCGGCGGATGTGCTGGCTAACCGCAGCCTGCTGGCTGCGAGTCTGGGCTTCCGGCTTGCCGATTGGACCTGCGGGGAACAGACCCATGGCAAAGAGATCGCTGTCATTACAGAACAGGATCGCGGCCGGGGCAGCCTGGACCGGGCCTCTGCCTTTCAAGCCACTGACGGGCTGCTGACGAATGTGCCCGGGGTGCTGTTGACTTCTTTTTACGCTGATTGTGTGCCGCTGTTCTTCCATGATCCACTGAACCAGGTGGTGGGGCTGGCGCATGCAGGCTGGAAGGGGACCGTGGCGGAAATCGTGGCCGCGATGGTTGAGCGCATGGGACAGACGTACGGGAGCCGTCCTGAGGACATACAGGCTGCTATAGGGCCTTCCATCGGAGACTGCTGCTATGAGGTGGATGATTATGTAATGGACCCTGTCCGGCGCCTGGAGGCCAGGCTGAACCTGCCGGCTGTGGCGGAAGGCGCGCGGGCTGTATATAGACCATCGGAGACAGACAGCAGCAAAATGATGCTGAACTTGAAAGAATTGAATCAACGCATTATGATAAAAGCAGGAATATTGCCGACTCATATCGAATGTACAACTTGGTGTACAAGCTGTAACAGTGATCTGTTCTTTTCGTACCGGAAGGAAAACGGGGTCACTGGGAGAATGACGAGCTGGATCGGAATAAAGGAGAGTTGA
- a CDS encoding YggT family protein, whose amino-acid sequence MNEVSSIIYILFQIYYYMILVYILMSWLPNLRENFIGELLGKLVEPYLAPFRRIIPPLFGTLDISPIVAIIMLRFAAVGLQSIVTSVFG is encoded by the coding sequence TTGAACGAAGTATCTTCAATTATATACATCCTATTCCAGATTTACTATTACATGATTCTCGTATACATTCTAATGTCCTGGCTGCCAAATCTGCGTGAGAACTTTATCGGCGAGCTGCTGGGCAAGCTGGTGGAGCCGTATCTGGCACCGTTCCGGAGGATTATCCCTCCGCTGTTTGGAACGCTGGATATTTCCCCGATTGTCGCGATTATCATGCTGCGTTTTGCGGCAGTCGGGCTTCAGTCTATCGTAACCTCGGTCTTCGGCTGA
- the sepF gene encoding cell division protein SepF: protein MGVMNRFMSFLGLQEEEEIVEREQISRDEDEYEPAPVETRKNQRANVVSIHSQKNVKVVLYEPRSYDEAQEIADHLRSHRTVVINLQRVRNDQAMRIIDFLSGTVYALGGGISKIGGNIFMCTPDTVEIQGSITEILGDEQDYNRMR, encoded by the coding sequence ATGGGCGTGATGAACCGATTTATGAGTTTCTTGGGTTTGCAGGAGGAAGAGGAGATTGTGGAACGGGAGCAAATCTCCCGTGATGAGGATGAATACGAACCCGCCCCTGTAGAAACACGCAAGAATCAGAGGGCCAACGTCGTCAGCATTCATTCCCAAAAAAATGTGAAGGTTGTGCTCTACGAGCCGCGCTCGTATGACGAGGCGCAGGAGATTGCCGACCATCTGCGTTCACACCGCACGGTAGTAATTAACCTGCAGCGGGTGCGCAATGACCAGGCGATGCGGATCATCGATTTTCTCAGCGGAACTGTTTATGCTCTGGGTGGAGGAATATCCAAAATTGGGGGCAATATATTTATGTGCACACCGGACACCGTGGAGATTCAAGGCTCCATTACCGAGATCCTGGGTGACGAGCAAGATTACAACAGAATGAGGTGA
- a CDS encoding glycosyltransferase family A protein — protein MPKVTIIMTSYNKAAYVAKSIESILNQTLTDFEFYLMDDNSNEETLKVIEPYLKDKRIKFFRSDTETLEQRVAKVRYSALTNQALAQAQGEYISYATDDNRYRNTRLEQMVNYLEENPEVMIAYSASLVNYLNEQDEVTRSQLRPAKKVVSVAPCVIDHCSILHRSSILPVIHDKFGSYWDENPEFYRIGDGRFFWRLNQFWDFYPVDEILDDNYITELSIHYQLQHQEKSQFIQMLPPQRTCKELREELKCIRQHKK, from the coding sequence TTGCCAAAGGTTACGATCATTATGACCAGCTACAATAAGGCCGCATATGTCGCAAAGTCCATTGAATCCATTCTGAATCAGACGCTTACAGACTTTGAATTCTACTTGATGGATGATAACTCGAATGAAGAAACTCTGAAAGTGATTGAGCCCTATCTCAAGGATAAGAGAATCAAATTCTTCAGAAGTGATACGGAAACCCTGGAGCAGAGAGTAGCGAAGGTCAGATATTCCGCGCTGACCAATCAAGCCCTCGCTCAAGCACAGGGGGAGTATATTTCCTATGCTACCGATGATAACCGTTACAGAAATACTAGACTTGAGCAGATGGTGAACTATCTGGAGGAGAATCCCGAAGTCATGATTGCCTACTCTGCGTCGCTGGTCAACTACTTGAACGAACAGGATGAAGTAACCCGCAGCCAGTTAAGACCAGCCAAAAAAGTCGTTTCGGTGGCCCCTTGCGTCATCGATCATTGCTCCATCCTGCACAGAAGCTCCATTCTTCCGGTCATTCATGACAAGTTCGGGTCTTACTGGGATGAGAATCCGGAGTTCTATCGAATAGGTGACGGCCGGTTCTTCTGGCGGCTGAACCAGTTCTGGGACTTCTACCCGGTGGATGAGATTCTGGATGATAACTATATCACCGAGCTGTCCATTCACTATCAATTACAGCATCAGGAGAAGAGCCAGTTCATTCAGATGCTTCCCCCGCAGCGAACCTGCAAGGAGCTGAGAGAAGAACTGAAATGTATCCGGCAGCACAAGAAATAA
- a CDS encoding CDP-glycerol glycerophosphotransferase family protein: MSIYLSNYWSLYSEFIHTAQELKYRNIPLALMTNFYQQINDELRSEMGSSDFKLKLEHSGIHEQHQIQPFFDNRVAPLYQPVKSNLKGKILINLDYIRMSEQTISEHFSGDSAMILSRSRATELYGIPNVYSLGYKRDTKAEAEELVRRAADLFAKAEGHPAFSNEFFTQTFLSRIPSIVDTIEMVFNLYNDLPVASVMVGTTEDVASRALAVVAGIKGIPSVCLQHGILMGEEAFIPVFSSHIAIYGQYEHDWYVRRGLEAGRIVITGHARYDDIFTSKITSTESFRETYQLDPHKITLLIATGPTLDESKIRTLLTQLASHPQFQLIIKPHPWELSKKLISLYTGYEEEYSNVHVVTDRKADTRELIMKSDAVVATLSTVALEGLLFGKPVFVYKFIQANREYDYYDALDRYIQKEPSDLTSIIARYYSSSNIEKLNYKTVKEKFLQQAYQIPDSGKALADLMDRLIHGSGNR, from the coding sequence TTGTCCATCTATCTGTCCAATTACTGGTCGCTCTATAGTGAATTTATCCATACTGCGCAGGAGCTGAAGTACAGGAATATCCCTCTGGCCCTGATGACGAACTTCTATCAACAAATCAACGATGAGCTTAGGAGCGAAATGGGGAGCAGCGATTTTAAGCTGAAGCTGGAGCATTCCGGTATTCATGAGCAGCACCAGATTCAGCCTTTCTTTGACAATAGGGTTGCGCCGCTCTATCAGCCTGTGAAGTCCAATCTGAAGGGCAAAATACTGATTAATCTGGACTATATCAGAATGTCGGAGCAAACGATCAGCGAGCATTTCAGCGGAGATTCAGCCATGATTCTGTCCCGCTCCAGAGCCACCGAGCTCTATGGAATCCCAAATGTATACAGCCTGGGCTACAAGCGGGACACCAAGGCAGAGGCAGAAGAGCTGGTCCGGCGCGCTGCTGACCTTTTCGCGAAGGCCGAAGGACATCCTGCGTTCAGCAATGAATTTTTTACCCAGACCTTCCTGAGCCGGATTCCTTCCATTGTAGATACCATTGAAATGGTATTTAATCTCTACAATGACCTGCCGGTAGCCTCTGTAATGGTAGGTACGACAGAAGATGTAGCCAGCCGGGCGCTTGCCGTCGTTGCAGGGATCAAGGGGATTCCCAGTGTATGTCTGCAGCACGGAATTCTGATGGGAGAGGAAGCCTTCATTCCTGTATTCTCCAGCCATATCGCAATCTACGGGCAATATGAACATGATTGGTACGTGCGCAGAGGGCTGGAAGCCGGGCGGATCGTGATTACCGGTCATGCCCGTTACGATGATATCTTTACTTCGAAGATTACGTCTACAGAGTCTTTTAGAGAAACCTACCAGCTTGATCCTCATAAAATCACCTTACTAATCGCTACAGGACCGACGCTGGATGAATCCAAGATCCGCACCCTGCTCACCCAATTGGCCTCACATCCGCAGTTTCAGCTGATCATCAAGCCCCATCCCTGGGAGCTGTCCAAGAAGCTGATTTCGCTGTATACCGGGTACGAAGAAGAATATAGCAATGTTCATGTGGTTACCGACCGCAAGGCAGACACCCGTGAGCTGATTATGAAATCGGACGCTGTGGTCGCCACCCTCTCTACGGTTGCCCTTGAAGGCCTTTTATTCGGCAAGCCTGTATTTGTCTACAAATTCATTCAGGCTAACCGTGAATATGATTACTATGATGCCCTTGACCGCTATATTCAAAAAGAACCCTCTGACTTAACCAGTATCATCGCCCGCTATTATTCCAGCAGCAATATAGAGAAATTAAACTACAAGACTGTAAAAGAGAAATTCTTGCAGCAAGCCTATCAGATTCCTGACTCCGGCAAAGCGCTTGCGGATCTCATGGACCGCCTGATCCATGGAAGCGGGAATCGATGA
- a CDS encoding DivIVA domain-containing protein, with protein sequence MPLTPLDIHNKEFSRRIRGYDEDEVNEFLDQVIKDYESVIRENKELHNQLLTLQERLDHFVNIEESLSKTILVAQEAADDVKNNSKKESQLILKEAEKNADRIINEALSKSRKVAIETEELRKQASIYRTRFRTLLEAQLELLSQDDWNALESREVSENAL encoded by the coding sequence ATGCCATTAACACCGCTCGACATACATAACAAGGAATTCTCCCGGAGAATCCGCGGTTATGACGAAGATGAGGTCAATGAATTTCTGGATCAGGTGATTAAGGATTACGAGAGCGTGATCCGCGAGAATAAGGAACTGCACAACCAGCTGTTAACCCTTCAGGAACGCCTGGATCATTTCGTCAATATTGAAGAGAGTCTGTCCAAGACCATTCTTGTAGCCCAGGAGGCTGCAGATGATGTGAAGAACAACTCCAAGAAGGAATCCCAGCTGATCCTCAAGGAAGCGGAGAAGAATGCGGACCGGATTATCAACGAAGCGTTGTCCAAATCCCGCAAGGTGGCGATCGAGACCGAGGAGCTGCGCAAGCAGGCTTCGATCTATCGTACCCGGTTCCGGACGCTGCTGGAAGCCCAGCTGGAGCTGCTGTCCCAGGATGACTGGAATGCGCTGGAGAGCCGTGAGGTTAGCGAGAACGCGCTCTGA
- a CDS encoding YggS family pyridoxal phosphate-dependent enzyme, producing MASLQERIATTRERVARACAASGRDASEVKLIAVTKYVSLNTVAAVLEAGLEEIAESRWQDAEPKWNALGHKGIWHFIGHLQTNKVKDVIGKFQYIHSLDRLSLARELHKKAEAAGLAVKVFLQVNISGEDTKFGLAPEAVEDFLREIAPLDRVKVIGLMTMAPHEEDPEATRPVFRGLRELRDRLNLLGLTPEPIQELSMGMSNDFEVAIQEGATRVRLGTVLVGHEEGE from the coding sequence TTGGCCTCGCTACAAGAAAGAATAGCCACTACCCGGGAACGTGTCGCACGGGCCTGCGCGGCCAGCGGCCGGGATGCCAGTGAAGTCAAGCTGATTGCAGTAACGAAATACGTATCGCTGAATACGGTTGCCGCTGTGCTGGAGGCAGGTCTTGAGGAGATCGCCGAGAGCCGCTGGCAGGATGCGGAGCCGAAATGGAATGCGCTTGGGCATAAGGGAATATGGCACTTTATCGGGCATCTGCAGACGAATAAGGTGAAGGACGTTATCGGTAAATTTCAATATATTCACTCTCTGGACCGGCTGTCGCTGGCCAGGGAGCTGCATAAGAAGGCGGAAGCTGCGGGACTTGCTGTGAAGGTGTTCCTGCAGGTGAATATTTCAGGCGAAGATACCAAGTTCGGCCTGGCGCCGGAAGCGGTGGAGGACTTCCTGCGGGAGATCGCTCCGCTTGACCGGGTGAAGGTCATCGGCCTGATGACGATGGCCCCTCACGAAGAAGACCCCGAGGCGACCCGGCCGGTATTCCGCGGACTCCGTGAGCTGCGTGACCGCTTGAATCTGTTGGGTTTGACACCTGAGCCAATACAAGAGCTGTCGATGGGCATGTCGAATGACTTTGAAGTGGCGATACAGGAAGGAGCCACCCGGGTACGCCTGGGAACGGTATTAGTAGGTCATGAGGAGGGAGAATGA
- the sigG gene encoding RNA polymerase sporulation sigma factor SigG: protein MTRNKVEICGVDTAKLPVLTNVEMRALFTSLQQQGERSAREKLVNGNLRLVLSVIQRFNNRGEFVDDLFQVGCIGLMKAIDNFDLSQNVKFSTYAVPMIIGEIRRYLRDNNPIRVSRSLRDIAYKALQVRDSLTNQNSREPTIFEISEALGVPKEDVVFALDAIQDPVSLFEPIYHDGGDPIYVMDQISDDKNKDVSWIEEIALREAMQRLGQREKRILSMRFFEGKTQMEVADEIGISQAQVSRLEKSAIQQMQKHVKS, encoded by the coding sequence TGGAAATGCGGGCATTGTTCACTTCGCTGCAGCAGCAGGGCGAGCGATCCGCCAGAGAGAAATTGGTAAATGGCAACCTCAGGCTTGTGCTAAGCGTGATTCAAAGGTTCAATAATCGTGGAGAGTTCGTGGATGATTTGTTTCAGGTAGGCTGCATCGGACTCATGAAAGCCATCGATAATTTCGATTTATCGCAGAATGTCAAGTTCTCCACCTATGCGGTGCCGATGATCATCGGAGAGATCCGCCGCTACTTGCGCGACAACAACCCGATCCGGGTATCCCGCTCCCTGCGCGACATTGCCTATAAGGCGCTGCAGGTGCGTGACAGCCTGACGAACCAGAATTCGCGGGAGCCGACGATCTTCGAAATATCCGAAGCGCTCGGTGTTCCGAAGGAGGATGTTGTCTTCGCCCTTGATGCGATCCAGGACCCGGTCTCTCTGTTCGAGCCGATCTATCATGACGGCGGGGACCCGATCTATGTGATGGATCAGATCAGTGACGACAAGAACAAGGATGTCTCCTGGATTGAGGAGATTGCGCTGCGGGAGGCCATGCAGCGGCTGGGGCAGCGTGAGAAACGCATTTTGTCGATGCGCTTCTTCGAAGGTAAGACCCAGATGGAGGTCGCCGACGAGATTGGCATCTCCCAGGCTCAGGTCTCACGGCTTGAGAAATCAGCAATCCAGCAAATGCAAAAGCATGTAAAGTCCTGA